From a region of the Phragmites australis chromosome 21, lpPhrAust1.1, whole genome shotgun sequence genome:
- the LOC133903416 gene encoding small GTPase LIP1-like encodes MRFWRDGGGSGGGSGRDLNGGPPCGQVRVLVVGDSGVGKSSLVHLLLKGSAVARPAQTIGCTVGIKHITYSSPGSSSNSIKGDAERNFFVELWDVSGHERYKDCRSLFYSQINGVIFVYDLSQRKTKTNLNKWAVEVAESGTFSVPLGSGGPGGLPVPYIVIANKVDIAPRDGRRVSSGNLVDVARQWVEKQGLLPSSDELPLVESFPGNSGLLTAVKDARYDKEALIKFFRMLIRRRYFSTELPAPSPWSLTPREDTILPVEPVNDDELFQRKSYSSQSYKYNEVAPLPAQRNLTPPPTPYPQQPMSSSSENYRYHRFSSSSIPDASGGRTSRADINI; translated from the exons ATGAGGTTCTGGAGGGACGGCGGAGGAAGCGGGGGCGGGAGTGGGCGGGACCTCAACGGCGGGCCACCGTGCGGCCAGGTGCGCGTCCTCGTCGTTGGCGACTCAG GTGTGGGGAAATCTTCTTTGGTGCATCTCTTGTTAAAAGGTTCTGCAGTTGCTCGACCAGCCCAAACAATTGGATGCACCGTGGGTATTAAA CATATTACTTACAGTAGTCCAGGGAGTTCATCTAATAGCATCAAGGGTGATGCTGAAAGGAACTTCTTTGTTGAGCTTTGGGATGTTTCAGGACATGAGCGTTACAAAGATTGTCGTTCACTTTTTTATTCACAAATTAATG GTGTCATATTTGTTTATGACCTCTCTCAGAGGAAGACAAAGACAAATTTGaacaagtgggcagtggaggtTGCTGAATCTGGGACCTTTTCAGTTCCTCTTGGGTCCGGTGGTCCGGGTGGCCTTCCAGTTCCTTACATAGTGATTGCTAACAAAGTGGATATTGCTCCAAGAGATGGTAGAAGAGTTAGCAGTGGAAATCTTGTTGATGTTGCTCGTCAATGGGTAGAAAAGCAAGGCCTACTTCCATCCAGTGATGAACTTCCACTTGTAGAGAGCTTCCCTGGCAATTCTGGCCTGCTCACG GCTGTCAAAGATGCGAGATATGACAAAGAAGCTTTGATCAAGTTCTTCCGTATG TTGATAAGGAGAAGATATTTTTCGACTGAGCTTCCTGCCCCTAGCCCATGGTCACTCACTCCCAGAGAGGACACCATTCTTCCTGTAGAACCTGTGAATGATGATGAGCTGTTCCAAAGAAAAAG CTATAGCAGCCAGAGCTACAAATACAATGAAGTTGCCCCACTGCCTGCACAGCGGAACCTAACTCCACCCCCCACACCCTACCCACAGCAGCCAATGTCTTCTTCGTCTGAGAACTACAGATACCACAGATTCTCCTCTTCATCAATTCCTGATGCAAGTGGTGGTCGAACAAGCCGAGCAGACATCAATATATGA